From Arcobacter sp. CECT 8983, the proteins below share one genomic window:
- the folD gene encoding bifunctional methylenetetrahydrofolate dehydrogenase/methenyltetrahydrofolate cyclohydrolase FolD: MTLLDGKALSNKIKEEVKVEVEKLKNEQNITPGLAVVLVGDDAASATYVNSKHKSCEAAGIYSEVHTKDSSTTQEELLELIEKMNNDPKLDGILVQLPLPKHIDTTTVLEAINPLKDVDGFHPCNVGKMVSNLDSFLPATPFGVMRMFEEYGIELSGKNAVVIGSSDIVGKPMASLLINAKATVTVCNSRTKDLSAHTKAADIVVIAVGVPHLLKADMIKEGAVVIDVGINRLDTGKLTGDADFEDCKDKCSFITPVPGGVGPMTIGMLLKNTLKAAYLRDKRESK; encoded by the coding sequence ATGACACTACTTGATGGAAAAGCATTATCAAATAAAATCAAAGAAGAAGTAAAAGTTGAAGTTGAAAAACTTAAAAATGAACAAAATATCACTCCAGGATTAGCTGTTGTTTTAGTTGGTGATGACGCAGCAAGTGCAACTTATGTAAATAGTAAACATAAATCATGTGAAGCAGCAGGAATTTATTCTGAAGTTCATACAAAAGATTCATCTACTACACAAGAAGAGTTATTAGAATTAATTGAAAAAATGAACAATGACCCAAAACTTGATGGTATTTTAGTTCAATTACCACTACCAAAGCATATTGATACAACTACTGTTTTAGAAGCAATCAATCCATTGAAAGATGTAGATGGATTCCACCCATGCAACGTAGGAAAAATGGTTTCAAATTTAGATTCATTTTTACCAGCAACACCATTTGGTGTAATGAGAATGTTTGAAGAGTATGGTATTGAACTATCTGGGAAAAATGCTGTTGTAATTGGTTCATCTGATATTGTTGGAAAACCAATGGCATCACTTTTAATCAATGCGAAAGCTACAGTGACTGTTTGTAACTCTAGAACAAAAGATTTAAGTGCTCATACAAAAGCTGCTGATATTGTTGTTATTGCAGTTGGTGTACCACATTTATTAAAAGCAGACATGATAAAAGAAGGTGCAGTTGTTATTGATGTTGGTATCAATAGACTTGATACTGGAAAACTTACAGGTGACGCAGACTTTGAAGACTGCAAAGACAAATGTTCATTTATAACGCCAGTTCCAGGTGGAGTTGGACCAATGACAATTGGTATGCTTCTTAAAAATACACTTAAAGCTGCATATTTAAGAGATAAAAGAGAAAGTAAATAA